attaGAAATGTAGCCTAATCTATTTTATGAATGAATCACTGAAAGATCCATtgtactgggtagtaactgtaggtaTGTGGGTATGGCTGAAGGTGGGTCACTGTTGATGTGCCCTTGAAGATTATATCTTGTccccctggctcctctctctctctctccctgcatcCCAGACACCATGAAGTAGCATGtgtcctccaccatgcccttcttccCTGATGTTCCACTTCACCTCAAGCCTAGAACCATGGAGTtggctgactgtggactgaattTCTGAAACGGTAAgctcaaaataagcttttcccCCTCTAAGTTGATATTATCAGATTGGGGTGgtatgttagtcagatttttgtcatTGCAACCAAATGGAAGCTTTTCTTAAATAGATTgtctttaataataaattttgacaATAAGGGGGAAGAGACAGCTCATGAAAATATAAGAGGTATCAAATAGTTAATGTGacaaaaaaatgacacaaaatgcCTTTGCATTCATGAatatcttttaataattatatttattcttctttgtgtaATTTCATGGTTAAAAACCTTACCTAAATTTTATCTCAAATGTTGTAGgtaaatagtaataatgataCTTCTCTAAATTGaattctatttttcccttttacctTTGAAGACTGatggaagaaaacaatgaaacCTCTGAGGGAGGTTTTATTTTGCTTGGATTCTCAGACCAACCCCAGTTGGAAATCATCCTTTTCGTGGTAGTTTTGATATCCTATCTTCTGACCCTTGTGGGCAACACAGCCATCATCGTGGTCTCCCTCCTGGATTCCAAACTCCACACAcctatgtacttcttcctcactAATCTCTCCTTTCTTGACCTTGCCTTCACCACCAGCATTGTGCCCCAGCTTTTGTGGAACCTGAGGGGACCAGCCAAGACCATCACATCCACTGGCTGTATCCTACAACTCTATGTGTCCCTCTCCTTGGGTTCCACTGAGTGCGTTCTCCTTACTATCATGGCATTTGACCGATATGTGGCTGTCTGCAGACCTCTCAACTACACGACTGTCATGCACCCATCATTCTGCAAGGCCCTGGCAGGAATAGCCTGGCTAAGTGGAGTGGGAAACACTCTGATCCAAAGCACCATCACCCTGCGGCTTCCTCGATGTGGACACCGTCGTCTCCACCACTTCTTGTGTGAAGTGCCTGCTATGATCAAGTTGGCATGTGTTGACATCCATGCAAACCAAGTCCAGCTTTTTGTGGCTACATtagttctcctcctccttcccatggCATTGATATCTGTCTCCTATGGATTTATTGCACATGCTGTGATAAAAATTAAGTCATCCCAAGCTTGGCGCAAGGCTCTAGGGACCTGTGGCTCTCATCTACTAGTGGTGTCCCTTTATTTTGGGACCAGCTCAGTCATATACATCCAACCACAGAGATCCTTTGGCCACAGCCAGGGCATGTTCCTCACACTCTTTTATACTGTTGTGACTCCCACCCTCAACCCCCTCATATACACCTTGAGGAACAAGGATGTGAAAGGAGCCCTGAGGAGACTGCTGAGGAGAGAACAAAATttctaatggaaaaaataaagggcAGCGACTTTCTTTTCTGGAAACTTATTAAAGAGACATAATATTAAATGACTGCTCCCTAAAGTGACTGACTGCCTCTCTAACTGCATTTATATACAGTGTGGCCcacattgtctcaaaaaaaaaaaaaattgagactcaATTTATGTAGCTCCTGGAacctgtgttttaaaaatattttcacaaacttccttattaaatgtatttgaaagGCTACACATATAGTAAGAATGGAAGGTTTTGTAGATTTTCactgcacatatatacatatatacctgcATACATAATTAGGGAATTACAATGATGTTTAttgtttgaaaaattgaaaaatatatatcagcATGAAGAAATTATTGTAGTATTTCCTCTGTAGAACAATTCTCTTGTTGTATTGTTGCAagcattttgtatatattatctcagctctttcaagaaaaaaatacaacatcaCCAAACttcaaaaagtgattttttttttgcatatagcACAAAATCTGTGAATCTACTTAAACTAATACTGAGAAAATATATTGacttttaacaaataataattcaaataattttaaataattataaataattactaAATAATGTAATGAATACTAAACAATCACATAACCTAGTTTCAGCTTGATCCAGGCTCTTGGCAAAATCTTGCATTCAATTCTATGTAACAGTCTCCTGCATTCCCATTGTCTTTGTGGGAACCTGTGGTCTCTAGAGCCACACTTCCTTTGTTTGAAGGTTTGTTTTACTCACTTGCTGTTCATGACCCTCTGCTCTTTATCTTACCTGTACATTTCTCAATCACTTCTGACATGGTCAGTGATGATTACATAAACTTAACTCGTGCAAAGTGTCAAAAAGTCATGGAAGTGGTAAATACTgagtaaatttaataattatttaaaatattttccaaaatagaatgatatgggctggggttgtggctcagaggtagagtgctctcctagcacatgtgaggcactgggttcaatcctcagcatcacataaaaataaataaataaaataaatatgttgtgtctaactacaactaaaaaataaatattaaaaaatatggtgCTCAGAAATCCCATAGTCTTTCCACACAACCTCTGTCATTCTCAACATGTGCTTCATTGTGTGCTtgtatttgttttacattttatattcaaTGATACTTcgatttttttatgtttgtttatttatttgtttatttgattttatttattcatttgatttttatttatttattcatttgatttttcctGGAAACACTAAAACCAATCAAAATCTCTCTTCACACCTCTTTGTATCAACAACAAATTGCAATCAAGTATCAATTTTGATTTTGGAATCTTTGCTCTAAAGAATATTGTTGAAACTTTGAGTCAGAATGCTTGGGTTCAAAGCCCAGTACTATGAAACTATTCAACTAGAATAATGTTTAAATACATATCATATTACACCAATTCATAGTATCCTCAACAATACAAGAGTGGGAACAATAGTTCCTAACTTAACTTGACTACTGTGATAAGTAAATCTGATTGGGATACAGTTAAACTCAGAGCTATCTATTATGTATTAATAACAACCATCCAATAATTGTTAGTTACTTCTATACCACTTATACTATTCCAAACTTCATAACTTGATTGACCTTAATGATTTAATGATTTTTCCATGTCTTCAATCACTTCCTTGTATTATTCAGCAGCATTTAACTATGCCCAACTATTCCCTATATTTTTTGTAGCTCCTCTAACTTAGTGTAAAGTTGGAATGTGGATCCTGCTTTATATTTAGACTTCCCTTATCATCACAGCCATAGGAAACTCTTCTCCAAACTATTCCTAGTTGTGTCTTAACCCATTTCATCCATCACATTCACGTTGCCACTGCCCCAGTTCAAATCTTCTATCCTGCTccttaaaaagatagaaaatatatagCTATGAGCAGAAACACGTTTACGGTCATGTTTGGTTAGGAGGGCAGATTTGGTTTAATGACTGAAACCCAGTAGAGTGTGCaaactgagagagagaaagaaagaaaaagggagagagagagagagagagagagagagagagagagagagagagattagggaAAGAAgctagagggaagggaaaggatatACAAACCAGTATGGGCACTGATATGCATACTGAAGGAAGACTTTATAAGAAGAAGTATACTGTGCCAGGAAACAGCAGGGTCTTTCCTAAGAATTCAACCCAAGGGCAATGACAAAGCTATTCAGTAATTTCAACACAGTCAAATCAATCAAGCTTTTCCTTCATGGTTTGATATTTCACTTCATGGTTTGATATTTTACTGATTTTGTAAGAAAGCATTCCCATGATGATGTCATGaatgtaaagttttttttctttcattactggTTGAATAATCACCTGGAGAGAATATTTATGGATGGTGTGATAGCGGTCACATGTCTCCTTTTCCATATGAATGATTAATTATTACAAtagcatttaattaaaaaattactttttctagtGACCTGAAAAGCcacatttgtttaaaagtttAGAGTGTCTTATTCTACTcatagtttacaaaaaaaaatatttttgtgaacgTTGAATTTTATGAATTGCTGATTCGGGGTCTAATGgtataattatgtaatttttccttccttaattcTGTTATTTTGGTGAATTTTCATTATTCATGTTTTGGCCCTGGAATAAATACAATTTGGGCAATGAGTATGATTCATTTCATAATGGAATTGATAATATTTCAAACCTGTGTTAGTTTGTCAGACTATCCTTTAGTTTTGACTGAAACAATATttgaattttcccttttatttttcaaacttctgacatatgtaaaaaatttttagaagtcaACTTGAATTTAAGTAGTAATGAAATTATCCATTACTTACTTCCAGatggataaaattaaaagaacataaaacactGAGTGTAGGCATATATGTGGAGCAATTGGACTCCCAAGCCCTGAGAAGTATAGGTGTTTACATCAATTTTCAGGGTTAATGGTATCTACTAAATCTGAATATAATCTATGTCTAAGCAATTCATCAGAAGAAAACTTACATTTTTGTTTACCCAGATATATGTGCAAAAATATTCATAGTGGCATTGCTCATAAAAGGTGAACCTGAAAATGCTTAAATACCTATCAATACTACAATGGTTAAATATGGAGTGGCATATTCACCCAATGTAATACAATGCaggaataaaaattgtaattttctgTTATCATCACCATAATGATTAAATTTCACAAAGacaatgttgaatgaatgaaggcagAGACAAAAGTAATAATGatgcattattttgtttatataccattgaaaaattataataaatgttacATGTGACAAGTAAAAGTAATATATGGAAATGAATTGAGGGTTGTTCTGGAGTgttgcttgttttatttctccATCAAGATGTGTTCATAATGTAAGAAATTATCAACCTGCATCTTTATGaattgtttgtgtgtttgttagtTTTGAAGAGTATctgggattaaattcagggacatctaaccactgagcaacattccccagccctattttgtattttatttagagacagggtctcactgagttgtttcaCATCTCCCTTtttctgaggctgtttttgaactcaaaatcctcttgcctcatcctccagagctgctgggattacaggtgtgtaccaacaTATCCAGCTGAACTATTTATTTAGATATGAAATAAACTTATATAAAGAATCAATAGGCTTTCATAAAATCCAGATTCTATTGaggattatgaatatttttagtactgggacTCAATGCACAGAAAATGATCAAGTTAAGTGAACTGTTGTTTCCTTCAGATTCTGTATATGCTGTGAAGTTTGTCCAATTTTCTGCTACTCTTTTAGTACTGGGTACACGCCTTAGCTAAATGTGGTTGCCATCCATCATTACATCACTGCAATTGTTTTCTTAGACCTGTCATTGGTATCATCTGGCTAGAACATGAGGGTGCATGAGTTTTTACTCATACTCTGAAATATTGGAAAAGGAGTCAGTAGCCTTAGACAAATTGAAGTTCACCTCCTCTATTGAGAAAAAGTATGCTTGAAGAAAAGCATAAAGTATGGGATGAGTATGGTGTACTTATAGGTAGCAGGCAGGAAATTAATGCTATTTCCATTTGGGGACTTTGTTTGGTCTCAGAGTAAGATAACCTGTACAGGGATGAGTGGGAGGATTTAATAATTTGTCCCAGTTTTCTATGACAGAAGAGAAGAACAACAGGACACACATAGAATGATCTCTGGGCAGACCTAAGAGGCCATTTGAAGAGAGACTGGGATTTTTAAGAGTGTGATTCCACAAAGTCATATGTTTATCTCCATCAAACCAAGTGCTtgtaagaaatgagaaaaaaatgctcCAGGTCTGAGTTTTCAGGGTAGATgtaaagaaaggataaaagaaatttttaaggtTCCAATGAAATTATCTGCCAATAagatgtattgtgtgtgtgtgtgtgtgtgtgtgtaatattagattatttataaaaatttaatatgaatatatttaaaacagagTGACTATATATTGGGAGGTTATTAAAGTAAAAGTTAAAATCTTTGTGGTTTTGTCTAGTTTAAACAGTATTGAAAGGTAAGACTCTCTTTCAGAATGATCTCCTGGGACCATTGACTTTGGATACTATAGAGCCTGAGATTAATTGCCATATTGGGAGAACTGTGTCCCTGGGAACTTTTTTTATTCAATGGCCTGTGTCCTCTCCcaatctctctttattttctggtCTTCAGGGATCTCCAATCTCAAATAACAGTCCCTACAAACAATTCATGGGCCTCAGACATTGATTTATCACTTCAAGGTAAAAATTGTTATTGCTTTGTGgcttaaatttcctcttttttaaaaatgtggttattgggatgaaaaaataaaaaaagctttttctcttttaatatatttactattatttatgcCTTAATTTTATATCTGACTTATTCTCATGATTGTTAactttaacttttaataataaataataacatttaataataaattgaGATTTTGGATTCCAGTGATATCCATCTGGGTAAAGGGAGATAATATGGAACACActggcctctacacacgttctggggaaatccaagttctgccgcacaattcacgtactccacccgGTTTAGAatcccaaaatactttctcaatccCACAAGAACTCAATGGGAAGTCAAGGAtcgggcgtgcctgaggcagcaggatacgccctattcccggcagggtataccttaaacctggaactgccctaaacccaaggacgggatactccctaaaacctgatcagctctaaacctggatccgccctggtccttgagcaaggtcaccttactaaagcatacatgcaatgtcacagcgaatgtccaaggcaagtccatttccaggagtccttcctctaagcaacatgggtatgctggcaaggaaatttcgatgcgtcattcctacttggcaatggccctcagcatctccccccttctgattaattaaacaacaagcaatgtggcttaaggaccatgcctggtaggttgtccaattcaatatatggttcttacccatcatgggaaaaactgacctctaggcgtcagcctcctgtcttaggttgataccactgcaattggatcatacccgtcactgactaccggtccagcattcagccatacttgtggataggcctatgcaccagtgggggggtgaggttcttgcctcacctctgttgacccccaaatttagccttggtgccagtggggggggtgaggttctttgcctcacctctgttggcccccaaattttagaccatcactagtagaagggaggaggatacagaaatgccatgacacaaagccaattgatggctcctttggaaaaattgcatcactggtgacaccatcagcaaagatatgccagcactaccacaattaacatggggtgcgctggcaaggaaattgcatcactggtgacaccatcagcaaagatatgccagcactaccacaatttgctgcaccagacgatagttcacaatgcatacaactgatatatagtccaggcaagttctgcaagcagttcaaatctgaggagtctatcaatatgtccatttcctcccaaagtaaattgagTTCTTAAtcgagcattacttgttgagttatattcattgatgcatcagtttatacagtttactgtgatagctatcatagaaggtgtagtttggttttatcttagtcttcaccggcacttcACCGGATGGAGATGgaaattctggcaatg
Above is a genomic segment from Urocitellus parryii isolate mUroPar1 chromosome 8, mUroPar1.hap1, whole genome shotgun sequence containing:
- the LOC144256485 gene encoding olfactory receptor 2G3-like; this translates as MEENNETSEGGFILLGFSDQPQLEIILFVVVLISYLLTLVGNTAIIVVSLLDSKLHTPMYFFLTNLSFLDLAFTTSIVPQLLWNLRGPAKTITSTGCILQLYVSLSLGSTECVLLTIMAFDRYVAVCRPLNYTTVMHPSFCKALAGIAWLSGVGNTLIQSTITLRLPRCGHRRLHHFLCEVPAMIKLACVDIHANQVQLFVATLVLLLLPMALISVSYGFIAHAVIKIKSSQAWRKALGTCGSHLLVVSLYFGTSSVIYIQPQRSFGHSQGMFLTLFYTVVTPTLNPLIYTLRNKDVKGALRRLLRREQNF